From the genome of Candidatus Micrarchaeia archaeon:
CACGTTCGGGGTTCCGGCCTCGAACTTCGCAGGTATTTCAGCCCACTTGCTCTCATTTATGTGAACTTCTGAAATCATGTCCCCTCCGTAAAGGAAAGGCTTCATTTCCTTTAGAATTTCAGCCTTCGCGTAAAGCACACCTATTCCCATCGGGGCGAGCATCTTGTGCCCTGTGAAGACGAAAAAATCCGCGTCCAGGCCTTTCACATCCACCTTCATGTGCGGAGCGCTCTGGCTCCCGTCAACTAAGATGACCCCGCCGCCCTCGTGAATCCTGCCCGCCATCTCCTTTACCGGGTTTATCGTCCCGAGAACGTTGGAAACATGGGTTACCGAAGCGTATTCCGCGCCTTCCAATTTATCCAATTCGCTTTCTGCAATCGCGCCATCCGAATCTATTTCCATCACTTCCAGCTTCGCTCCCTTCTCTTTTGCGAGCATCTGCACAGGGACGAAGCTGCTGTGATGCTCCATAACAGTAGTAGTGATTTTGCCTTTGCTTCCAATTTTTTCCATGCCGTAGGAGCGCATTACGAGATTGAGCGCTTCAGTCGCGTTCTTGGTGAAAACAATCTCCTCT
Proteins encoded in this window:
- a CDS encoding aminotransferase class V-fold PLP-dependent enzyme produces the protein MIDAKRIREDFPIFRRKVNGKKLVYLDSAATSQKPKQVIEAVLRQYETRNANVHRGVHTLAEESTLAYEEARTRVAKFINAKPEEIVFTKNATEALNLVMRSYGMEKIGSKGKITTTVMEHHSSFVPVQMLAKEKGAKLEVMEIDSDGAIAESELDKLEGAEYASVTHVSNVLGTINPVKEMAGRIHEGGGVILVDGSQSAPHMKVDVKGLDADFFVFTGHKMLAPMGIGVLYAKAEILKEMKPFLYGGDMISEVHINESKWAEIPAKFEAGTPNV